TGTACATGGTTTTTCACTGAGCATCTTCTACACAAGACCCAAAAGACGTACTGTCTGGGCGACAATGAAACAGATGATGATCCCTGTTAGGGTGGGTACCAAACAGGAGATCCAGGTCCATTTCCAACTTTGGGTTTCTTTGCGAATGGTAAGTAGTGTAGTACCGCAGGGAAAGTGATTCAGGCAAAACAGCATGGTGCAAAGGGCTGTGAGCCAAGTCCAGCCGTTTGCAACGAAAAGTTGTTGAATTTCCATAAGACTATCTAGTTCCAGTAGGGCACCAGTGGACATGTAGCTCATGATAATGATGGGGATGACAATCTCATTAGCGGGGAATCCAAGGATAAAGGCCGTGAGAATATACCCATCAAGACCGATGAGATGGGCGAAGGGTTGCAGAAAACCTGCAAGATGGTCCAAAAGACTCAGATCAGAGACGATGGTGTTTGCCAATAGCCAGATGATCACCCCAGCTGGGGCGGCGACCACTACTGCGCGGGCTAAGACAAAGAGAGTGCGATCAAGTAGGGAACGAACTAGGATCTTGCCCACCTGGGGTTTTCGATAGGGTGGTAGTTCTAGAGTGAAGGAAGAGGGGAGTCCCTTAAGGACCGTTTTGGACAGTACTTTAGAGATAAACAGGGTAATCAGGACGGAGAGGACAACCATGGCTAAGACCCAAACGGTGGCCGTGGTGGAGCGGAAGATGCCGCCGGCAAGAAAGATGCTAGCCAGTACGATTAACGTGGGAAATCGACCGTTACAAGGCACGAAGTTGTTGGTGATGATCCCAATGAGCCGTTCCCGGGGGGAGTCGATGATCCGACAGCTGATGACCCCGGCAGCATTGCATCCAAATCCCATGCACATGGTTAGGGCTTGCTTTCCGTGGGCGCAGGCCCTCTTGAAGAAGTTGTCTAAGTTGAAGGCCACCCGGGGTAGGTATCCGAGATCCTCAAGTAGGGTGAATAGGGGGAAGAAAATGGCCATGGGGGGAAGCATCACAGATATGACCCAAGCCAGGGTGCGGAACATACCTAGGATGAAGATCCCTTGAAACCAAGGGGGTGCCCCTACATTTTGTGTAAAAACGGTCAACTGTTCTTCCAACCAGGAAAATCCGTCTGCCAACAACTTTGAAGGGTAATTTGCCCCTTCAATAGTGAGCCAGAAGACGATACCTAATAGTCCAATCATAATTGGAATGCCGAACTTGCGGGATGTGAGTATTCCGTCTATCCTTCGATCGAGCAGGTCGTAATCGTGTTTTTTGAAGGTCACAACAAGCCGTGCGATAGACTCGGCTTCTTTGACTAACACACTTACTATCTGTTCCCGCAGCTTCTCGGTGTTGTAACCGATGCTTTCGAGGTATTCCTGTGTGCTATGCCACTGTGTTGTCAGCGTGTGGTCTTCAAGGAGGTCTTGGCCCAAGTATTGGGCTAGCGAGGCAAAAATGTCTCCGCCACCCTCAAGGAGTCTTAGGGTCATCCAACGGGCATTGATCCTGTTTCCCACTAATGCCTCTACCGACGGTTGCAGTATGTCTACGGCTTTCTCGATCTCTTCGCCATAGTCAAGTAATACAGGATGGGGCTTATTATGCCGGTTAATCACTTCTGCGATCGCCCCTTTTAGTTCCGCTAATCCTACTCCGCTGCGGGCCACGGTGCCAATGACAGGTACTTTGAGGATTTTTGATAACTTCATTAGGTTGACGGATATTTGCTTACGTTTGGCCTCGTCTATGAGATTAACACAGACAACTACGTTCGGGGTGATTTCAAGGATTTGGAGTACTAGGTTAAGATTTCGTTCCAAACAGGTGGCGTCAGTAACTACTACCGTGGTGTGGGGAGCTCCGAAGCAGATGAAATCCCTGGCGACTTCCTCCTCCACTGAGTTGGCAGCCAATGAATAGGTGCCGGGTAGATCAACGAGGAGATACTCTTCTCCCTGGTAGGTATAGCTACCTTGAGCATTAGTTACGGTTTTGCCAGGCCAGTTGCCTGTATGCTGTTTTAACCCAGTCAGACTATTGAACACGGTACTTTTCCCCGTATTAGGATTTCCCGCTAGGGCGATCACCAGATCCTCCGGTGTCGCCTTAACTTCAAACATTTCCCTTAGGGCACCAATACCCGTTGAGCTACTTGTCAAACCCATTACTGGTCAAACTCCCTTCCAACAATATGTCTTTCGTCTTTTCTCCGGAGCTTGCCGGGGTGCTTGCGGGAACAGTCTAGTCCCATCCGGAGCATGAGCATCTAGGGCTAAACCTCTCCTTAGGCTTCTACAATTATCTTTGATGCTTCCTCTGAACGTAGGGCGATTACCGCACCACGGATCTGGTATGCGGTGGGATCGCCTGAAGGACTGCGCCGGATTGCTTCTACTCTTGTTCCTTCGATTAAACCTAGATCCAATAATCTTCTGCGCGCATTGCCA
This window of the Limnochordia bacterium genome carries:
- a CDS encoding ferrous iron transport protein A → MVPMGGLGEVRTLLGGGNARRRLLDLGLIEGTRVEAIRRSPSGDPTAYQIRGAVIALRSEEASKIIVEA
- the feoB gene encoding ferrous iron transport protein B, whose amino-acid sequence is MGLTSSSTGIGALREMFEVKATPEDLVIALAGNPNTGKSTVFNSLTGLKQHTGNWPGKTVTNAQGSYTYQGEEYLLVDLPGTYSLAANSVEEEVARDFICFGAPHTTVVVTDATCLERNLNLVLQILEITPNVVVCVNLIDEAKRKQISVNLMKLSKILKVPVIGTVARSGVGLAELKGAIAEVINRHNKPHPVLLDYGEEIEKAVDILQPSVEALVGNRINARWMTLRLLEGGGDIFASLAQYLGQDLLEDHTLTTQWHSTQEYLESIGYNTEKLREQIVSVLVKEAESIARLVVTFKKHDYDLLDRRIDGILTSRKFGIPIMIGLLGIVFWLTIEGANYPSKLLADGFSWLEEQLTVFTQNVGAPPWFQGIFILGMFRTLAWVISVMLPPMAIFFPLFTLLEDLGYLPRVAFNLDNFFKRACAHGKQALTMCMGFGCNAAGVISCRIIDSPRERLIGIITNNFVPCNGRFPTLIVLASIFLAGGIFRSTTATVWVLAMVVLSVLITLFISKVLSKTVLKGLPSSFTLELPPYRKPQVGKILVRSLLDRTLFVLARAVVVAAPAGVIIWLLANTIVSDLSLLDHLAGFLQPFAHLIGLDGYILTAFILGFPANEIVIPIIIMSYMSTGALLELDSLMEIQQLFVANGWTWLTALCTMLFCLNHFPCGTTLLTIRKETQSWKWTWISCLVPTLTGIIICFIVAQTVRLLGLV